One segment of Shewanella piezotolerans WP3 DNA contains the following:
- a CDS encoding lytic transglycosylase domain-containing protein — protein MIKILLLCGLSVFSVYSWAQSSKPHFVAKPSNKSVLGSSVKSSSSKPALTAPSQVYHYQNADGVVVFSDRPPETGHYQVRIYDCYACKPNSNINWQSIPLYTQQYKDHIRLAARTYQLETALIRAVIHAESSFKASAISKTGAQGLMQLMPATARELGVTDAFKPSENIQAGSRYLAQLLQRFDGDITLACAAYNAGASRVEQYQGVPPFAETKAYVERVNILLQRYRKT, from the coding sequence ATGATTAAAATCTTGCTGCTATGTGGTCTTAGTGTTTTTAGCGTGTATAGCTGGGCGCAAAGCAGTAAGCCACATTTTGTGGCTAAACCATCTAACAAAAGTGTATTGGGTAGTAGCGTAAAAAGCAGTAGCTCTAAACCCGCATTAACGGCTCCAAGTCAGGTATACCATTATCAAAATGCTGATGGGGTCGTCGTTTTCTCTGACAGACCGCCAGAGACAGGTCATTATCAAGTACGAATATATGACTGTTACGCCTGCAAACCAAATTCTAATATCAACTGGCAATCGATACCGCTGTATACCCAGCAGTATAAAGACCACATTCGTCTCGCCGCGCGGACTTATCAGCTAGAGACTGCGTTAATTCGAGCTGTTATTCATGCTGAATCTTCCTTTAAAGCATCCGCCATCTCTAAGACAGGCGCTCAAGGTCTTATGCAGTTGATGCCTGCAACAGCCAGAGAGCTCGGCGTCACTGACGCCTTTAAACCGAGCGAGAATATTCAGGCTGGCAGCCGTTATTTGGCACAACTTTTACAGCGTTTTGATGGTGACATCACGCTGGCTTGTGCCGCTTATAATGCTGGTGCATCGAGAGTAGAACAATATCAAGGGGTGCCACCCTTTGCTGAAACTAAGGCTTATGTCGAACGGGTTAATATTTTGCTGCAGCGCTACCGCAAAACCTAG
- a CDS encoding MATE family efflux transporter, which translates to MSVFTPTSEQDQSIKKTFWRYTLPAIAAMLVNGLYQIVDGIFIGHYIGFEGLAAINMAWPVIYFMVGFGIMVGMGSGSLLSIQRGKGDLSTAPTILTSSMIVMLLLSAASTIIILLTSTYLLQAQGGVGTTLQMGQDYIEVFTWGTIATVLAAALPFLIRNDENPNLATILMALGAVLNIVLDYLFIGILDMGLTGAAIATITAQITICLIGLGYFLSNYSNIKWPVKFTLFNLSFSRQILLLGSSSLFMYLYTSFVFALHNRLFMDYGSSITVGAFAIVGYLMVLYYFVAEGVAEGLQPPVSYYYGAEQHENICKMLKLSVKVTFIAGISWTLLLNLFPELMVGLFNSEDPLLISTAIDGIRMHLFAMPLDGFIALASVYFMATNQGKKALIVACSNMLIQLPFLFILPRFIGVDGVWLAMPLSNITLCLVVMPLVYFDMKQRQIKGNPTITIQQAATA; encoded by the coding sequence ATGTCAGTATTTACACCAACATCTGAGCAAGACCAATCCATTAAGAAAACATTCTGGCGTTATACTTTGCCCGCCATTGCAGCAATGTTGGTCAATGGCTTATATCAAATTGTTGACGGAATTTTTATTGGCCATTACATAGGTTTTGAAGGCCTAGCAGCTATTAATATGGCTTGGCCTGTTATCTATTTTATGGTCGGTTTTGGCATTATGGTCGGCATGGGCAGCGGTAGTTTGTTGTCGATTCAGCGCGGAAAAGGTGATTTGAGCACAGCGCCTACCATACTTACCAGCAGTATGATTGTCATGCTGCTATTGTCAGCCGCTTCCACCATCATCATCTTGCTGACCAGCACCTACTTACTGCAAGCTCAAGGCGGCGTAGGTACGACACTGCAGATGGGACAAGATTATATTGAGGTGTTTACTTGGGGCACCATTGCTACAGTGCTAGCTGCTGCATTGCCATTTCTAATTCGCAATGACGAAAACCCCAATTTGGCAACCATATTGATGGCCTTAGGTGCCGTACTTAATATCGTATTAGACTACCTTTTCATTGGTATTTTGGATATGGGATTAACTGGCGCTGCGATTGCAACCATAACAGCTCAAATCACTATTTGTTTAATCGGTTTAGGTTACTTTTTGTCTAACTATAGCAATATAAAGTGGCCTGTAAAATTCACTCTATTCAATTTAAGTTTTAGTAGGCAAATACTATTACTTGGCTCATCCAGCCTATTTATGTATCTATACACCAGCTTTGTATTTGCGCTACATAATCGCCTATTTATGGACTACGGCTCGTCTATCACTGTCGGCGCTTTTGCTATTGTAGGTTATTTGATGGTGCTGTATTACTTTGTCGCCGAAGGGGTTGCAGAGGGTCTGCAGCCTCCAGTGAGTTACTATTACGGGGCAGAGCAGCATGAGAATATCTGCAAAATGCTCAAGCTATCAGTTAAAGTGACTTTTATTGCTGGTATTAGCTGGACTTTGCTACTGAACCTTTTTCCAGAGTTAATGGTTGGCCTATTTAACAGTGAAGATCCTCTGTTAATATCGACTGCAATAGATGGGATCCGCATGCACCTATTTGCCATGCCACTAGATGGCTTTATTGCGTTAGCTTCAGTGTATTTCATGGCGACAAACCAAGGTAAGAAAGCGTTGATAGTGGCCTGTAGTAATATGTTAATTCAGCTGCCATTTTTGTTTATATTGCCGAGGTTTATTGGAGTAGATGGAGTATGGTTAGCCATGCCGCTATCGAATATAACTCTGTGCTTGGTCGTTATGCCTTTGGTTTACTTTGACATGAAACAGCGCCAAATTAAGGGCAACCCAACGATAACTATCCAGCAAGCCGCTACAGCATAA
- a CDS encoding LysR family transcriptional regulator — MNWTLDELNAFVYSVKLGSFSAAGRRMGKAQSRVSTAISNLEADLGFELFDRSAKLPVLTALGEEMFIEAQAVLAQCQRLHARAMTATLGEEVALTVAMDEAVPVNAFENFFLRVSTQFPMLKLTIINGSQEDIALWVDEGRADIGIMFHTALLPDALEFMSIGQFKHSLVVSPKHVLAQVKTPTLEQLMQYRQLAICDRTGQSQSQPLSPSYWYIDSYYYIVALVLQGVGWALVPEHVAKTEWYSDELTELSTEYIPDPLLVEIGVVNRRDKEIGPVMRWFFKELDCLLADG, encoded by the coding sequence GTGAATTGGACATTGGATGAACTTAACGCATTTGTGTACTCGGTTAAATTAGGCTCTTTTTCAGCGGCAGGGCGACGCATGGGGAAAGCGCAGTCTCGAGTCAGCACGGCAATCAGTAATTTAGAAGCCGATCTTGGCTTTGAGCTGTTTGATCGTAGTGCCAAATTGCCAGTACTGACAGCACTTGGCGAAGAGATGTTTATTGAAGCGCAAGCCGTATTAGCACAATGCCAACGACTGCATGCCCGTGCAATGACCGCCACATTAGGTGAAGAAGTTGCTCTTACTGTGGCGATGGACGAAGCAGTACCAGTTAACGCGTTCGAGAACTTTTTCTTGAGAGTATCGACCCAGTTCCCAATGTTAAAGCTCACCATTATTAACGGCTCTCAAGAGGATATCGCATTATGGGTCGATGAAGGTCGAGCTGACATTGGCATTATGTTTCATACCGCATTGTTACCCGATGCACTTGAATTCATGTCCATCGGGCAATTCAAACATAGCTTGGTGGTGTCGCCAAAACACGTACTGGCGCAGGTAAAAACACCAACATTGGAGCAGTTAATGCAGTATCGCCAGTTGGCTATTTGTGACCGTACAGGCCAATCACAAAGCCAGCCACTTTCGCCAAGCTATTGGTATATCGATAGTTACTACTACATTGTCGCTTTGGTATTACAGGGCGTGGGGTGGGCGCTGGTGCCTGAACATGTGGCAAAAACAGAATGGTACTCTGATGAGTTGACTGAGTTATCAACAGAGTATATTCCTGATCCGCTACTCGTAGAGATCGGTGTGGTAAATCGCCGCGATAAAGAAATAGGCCCAGTCATGCGTTGGTTTTTTAAAGAGTTAGATTGCTTACTTGCCGACGGTTAA
- a CDS encoding DUF3137 domain-containing protein yields MNIFSFIFGSQIKALRSGDRLQAPSEELEAFKAHYQQHIEPLTSKFESARVASLKACRGRLYLSAAIYAALLLLAMLFKPMLNLGSAPELFYVGLVVLLLPFIWWLYRPIKHYKQDVKQRIYPQIFKYFGSDFIFSREHKMSLSKLKASKILPYYDNANFDDYVQGTYKGVEIALNELHLTKQVQRDKRTETQTVFRGVMVELSSHKSFDGHTVVIKNRGGLINFLSGSFKGLERVKLEDPIFEKQFDVFSTDQIEARFLLTVTFMERLQALSASFDNKIQCAFYQDRLLIMLQSKDNRFEMASIFKGATFEYEFSQINKEMKQLFAIVDLLKLDRSMGL; encoded by the coding sequence ATGAATATCTTTAGTTTTATTTTTGGCTCGCAGATCAAAGCCTTGCGTAGCGGTGACAGATTGCAGGCACCGAGTGAGGAGCTTGAAGCATTTAAAGCCCACTACCAACAACATATTGAACCGTTAACCAGTAAGTTTGAAAGCGCACGAGTGGCTAGCCTTAAAGCGTGCCGTGGTAGGTTGTACTTAAGCGCTGCTATCTATGCGGCGCTGTTGCTGTTAGCTATGTTGTTTAAACCCATGCTCAATCTTGGCTCTGCGCCAGAGTTGTTTTACGTAGGATTAGTGGTATTGCTACTGCCTTTTATATGGTGGCTATATCGTCCAATCAAACACTATAAACAAGACGTCAAACAGCGAATTTATCCGCAAATATTCAAGTATTTTGGCAGTGATTTTATCTTTAGTCGCGAACACAAAATGAGCTTGAGTAAATTAAAGGCATCTAAAATTCTGCCTTATTATGATAATGCTAACTTCGACGATTATGTACAGGGCACCTATAAAGGCGTTGAGATAGCGCTCAATGAGTTGCACCTGACTAAGCAGGTACAGCGTGATAAACGCACTGAAACTCAGACTGTATTTAGAGGGGTGATGGTAGAGCTTAGCAGCCACAAATCATTTGACGGTCATACAGTGGTGATTAAAAATCGTGGTGGACTGATCAATTTCTTATCGGGCAGTTTTAAAGGACTTGAGCGGGTAAAGCTTGAAGATCCGATATTTGAGAAACAATTTGATGTATTCTCTACCGACCAGATAGAGGCTAGATTCCTACTGACCGTGACTTTTATGGAGCGCTTACAGGCATTATCTGCAAGCTTTGATAACAAAATCCAATGTGCCTTTTATCAAGACCGTTTACTGATTATGTTGCAGAGCAAAGATAATCGTTTTGAGATGGCATCGATATTTAAAGGGGCGACCTTTGAGTATGAGTTTAGTCAAATAAACAAAGAGATGAAGCAGCTATTTGCCATTGTTGACCTACTAAAGCTAGATAGGTCGATGGGGTTATGA